From one Streptomyces sp. SCSIO 30461 genomic stretch:
- a CDS encoding site-2 protease family protein, with the protein MNKDDESGEHTRPRSGTGKAGETGGAGAAGGGAETGETGETGETGETGVAVPVDRGQQRPDEPGGGILMGRPFGVPVYVAPSWFLVAALITWVFGGQLERVLPELGNARYLVSLFFAVAFYASVLVHELAHTVVALRYKLPVRRIQLQFFGGVSEIEKESETPGREFVLAFVGPLLSLVLAGIFYAAVQVVEPGTVPAVLLAGLMISNLIVAIFNLLPGLPLDGGRMLRAVVWKITGNPMSGTVAAAWVGRALAIAVLVGLPLLTHTGALGNPTAEIGGMETVTDALLAAILAAIIWTGAGNSLRMARLRQHLPELNARTLTRRAVPVESGTPLSEALRRANEAGARALVVVDGHGKPTALVREAAIAGVPQHRRPWVAVSGLAQELTDGMRVPADLAGEALLDRLRATPATEYLVVEETGEIYGVLSTADVERAFVKAMARPSG; encoded by the coding sequence GTGAACAAGGACGACGAGAGCGGCGAGCACACCCGCCCGCGGTCCGGCACGGGGAAGGCCGGTGAAACCGGGGGAGCGGGCGCAGCCGGGGGAGGCGCAGAGACCGGGGAGACCGGGGAGACCGGGGAGACCGGGGAGACCGGAGTGGCCGTCCCGGTGGACCGCGGACAGCAGCGGCCCGACGAGCCCGGTGGCGGCATCCTCATGGGCCGTCCCTTCGGGGTGCCCGTCTATGTCGCACCGAGCTGGTTCCTGGTCGCGGCCCTCATCACCTGGGTGTTCGGCGGGCAACTGGAGCGCGTGCTGCCCGAGCTGGGCAACGCCCGGTACCTCGTCTCGCTGTTCTTCGCGGTCGCCTTCTACGCCTCCGTGCTCGTCCACGAACTGGCGCACACGGTCGTCGCACTCCGCTACAAGCTGCCGGTGCGCCGAATCCAGCTCCAGTTCTTCGGCGGCGTCTCGGAGATCGAGAAGGAGTCCGAGACGCCCGGCCGGGAATTCGTCCTCGCCTTCGTAGGCCCACTGCTCTCGCTGGTGCTCGCCGGGATCTTCTACGCCGCCGTACAGGTCGTGGAGCCCGGTACCGTCCCCGCGGTCCTGCTCGCCGGGCTGATGATCTCCAACCTGATCGTCGCGATCTTCAACCTGCTGCCCGGCCTGCCGCTGGACGGCGGCCGGATGCTGCGCGCGGTCGTCTGGAAGATCACCGGAAACCCGATGAGCGGCACCGTCGCCGCCGCCTGGGTCGGTCGGGCATTGGCCATCGCGGTGCTGGTGGGCCTTCCGCTGCTCACGCACACGGGAGCCCTCGGCAACCCCACCGCGGAAATCGGCGGGATGGAGACCGTCACCGACGCCCTGCTCGCCGCGATCCTCGCCGCCATCATCTGGACCGGCGCGGGCAACAGCCTGCGGATGGCCCGACTCCGCCAGCACCTGCCGGAACTGAACGCCCGCACCCTCACCCGCCGTGCCGTCCCGGTCGAATCCGGCACCCCGCTGTCCGAGGCGCTCCGGCGTGCCAACGAGGCCGGAGCCCGTGCCCTGGTGGTGGTCGACGGCCACGGCAAACCGACGGCCCTGGTCCGCGAGGCGGCGATCGCCGGGGTTCCGCAGCACCGCCGCCCCTGGGTCGCCGTCAGCGGCCTCGCCCAGGAGCTCACCGACGGCATGCGGGTCCCCGCCGACCTCGCCGGCGAAGCCCTGCTCGACCGACTCCGGGCCACGCCCGCCACCGAGTACCTCGTGGTGGAGGAGACGGGTGAGATCTACGGCGTCCTGTCCACCGCGGATGTCGAACGTGCCTTCGTCAAGGCGATGGCGCGTCCATCCGGCTGA
- a CDS encoding RecB family exonuclease, whose product MSTSQPPDSGPSVPDRRPPASLSPSRASDFMQCPLLYRFRVIDKLPEQPSEAATRGTLVHAVLERLFDAPAAERTPPRAKSLIPAQWDRLLESRPELGGLFADDPEGERLARWMSDAERLVERWFSLEDPTRLEPAERELFVETELESGLRLRGVIDRVDVAPTGEVRIVDYKTGKAPRPEYSEGALFQMKFYALVVWRLKRVVPRRLQLVYLGSGEVLTYDPVAADLERVERKLLALWDAIVRATESGDWRPRPSKLCGWCDHQAHCPEFGGTPPVYPLPLVPPQPSP is encoded by the coding sequence ATGAGTACGAGTCAGCCGCCGGATTCCGGTCCTTCGGTGCCCGATCGCAGGCCTCCGGCCTCACTGTCGCCTTCGCGGGCGAGCGACTTCATGCAGTGCCCCCTGCTCTACCGCTTCCGGGTGATCGACAAACTGCCCGAGCAGCCGAGCGAGGCAGCGACCCGGGGCACGCTGGTGCACGCGGTCCTTGAACGGCTGTTCGACGCACCCGCTGCCGAGCGCACCCCGCCCCGGGCGAAGTCCCTGATCCCGGCCCAGTGGGACCGGCTGCTCGAATCGCGTCCCGAGCTCGGCGGACTGTTCGCGGACGATCCGGAGGGCGAGCGGCTGGCGCGCTGGATGTCGGATGCGGAGCGGCTGGTGGAGCGCTGGTTCTCCTTGGAGGACCCGACACGTCTCGAGCCTGCCGAGCGCGAGCTGTTCGTGGAGACGGAGCTGGAGTCGGGGCTGCGTCTGCGCGGTGTGATCGACCGGGTCGACGTGGCGCCCACGGGCGAGGTGCGGATCGTCGACTACAAGACGGGCAAGGCGCCGCGGCCCGAGTACAGCGAGGGCGCGCTGTTCCAGATGAAGTTCTACGCGCTGGTGGTCTGGCGCCTCAAGCGCGTCGTGCCGAGGCGGCTCCAGCTGGTGTACCTGGGCAGCGGCGAGGTGCTGACATACGATCCGGTCGCGGCGGATCTCGAGCGAGTGGAGCGCAAGCTGCTGGCGCTCTGGGACGCGATCGTCCGGGCCACGGAGTCCGGTGACTGGCGGCCTCGGCCGTCGAAGCTCTGCGGTTGGTGCGACCACCAGGCGCACTGCCCGGAGTTCGGCGGGACTCCGCCCGTCTACCCGCTGCCGCTGGTTCCGCCACAGCCATCGCCCTGA
- a CDS encoding response regulator transcription factor has protein sequence MAIRVLLVDDQPLLRTGFRMILEAEQDIAVVGEAGDGLQALDQVRALQPDVVLMDIRMPRMDGVEATRQITGPGRDGPAKVLVLTTFDLDEYVVEALRAGASGFLLKDAPANELVQAIRVVAAGEAMLAPSITRRLLDKYAGHLPSGEEAVPDTLHTLTDREVEVLKLVARGLSNAEIAADLFVSETTVKTHVGHVLTKLGLRDRVQAAVYAYESGLVRPGAQ, from the coding sequence GTGGCTATCCGCGTCCTACTGGTCGATGATCAACCGCTGCTGCGCACCGGCTTCCGGATGATCCTGGAGGCGGAACAGGACATCGCGGTGGTCGGTGAGGCCGGGGACGGCCTTCAGGCGCTGGACCAGGTGCGGGCGCTTCAGCCCGATGTGGTGCTGATGGACATCCGCATGCCGCGGATGGACGGAGTGGAAGCCACCCGGCAGATCACCGGCCCCGGGCGGGACGGCCCGGCGAAGGTGCTGGTGCTGACCACCTTCGACCTGGACGAGTACGTGGTGGAGGCACTCCGGGCGGGGGCAAGCGGCTTCCTGCTGAAAGACGCCCCCGCAAATGAACTGGTGCAGGCGATCCGGGTCGTCGCGGCGGGAGAGGCGATGCTCGCCCCGAGCATCACACGCCGGCTGCTGGACAAGTACGCGGGCCACCTTCCGTCGGGTGAGGAGGCCGTGCCGGACACCCTGCACACGCTGACCGATCGCGAGGTCGAGGTGCTGAAGCTGGTCGCGCGGGGCTTGTCGAACGCGGAGATCGCCGCGGATCTCTTCGTCAGCGAGACGACGGTCAAGACGCATGTGGGCCATGTGCTGACGAAGCTGGGCCTGCGGGACCGGGTGCAGGCAGCGGTGTACGCGTATGAGAGCGGCCTGGTGCGCCCCGGAGCGCAGTAG
- a CDS encoding ABC transporter substrate-binding protein: MKARLIKRTAPLAAGLSLVLLAGCGGAQDGGASEESRVVVGMSDEVLATDPADGYDPGSWLLFNNVFQSLLSFPKGGTTPEPDAAEKCGFEGGTSTVYRCTLREDLKFSNGNPLTSEDVKFSFERAIAIASDSGPGPLLATIGSIETPDERTVVFRLKSADATFPSKIASGAGSIVDHREYDSGGLRDDGKAFGSGPYKLDSFTEDEAVFSINPEYKGNATVRNGGVTLKLYHGNQDKLAANLKKGEVDVAYRGLTAKEVAGLQGSVSDDDKQISVVEGGSAEVQHLVFNMKHPVAGKLAVRRAFAYLVDRDALVRDTYDATAEPLYSIIPAGIAGHNTAFFERYGDRPQPAKAREALRSAGITGKVQLTLWSTSSRFGPATDQELAAIAKQLNDSGLFKADVKSVEFDQYQKDIDAGKYGTYVQGWVPDYPDPDNFTQPFFGPGNVLNNNYENKEITGKIIPETSAMADRAATESKFAELQNLVAEDVPLLPLWQGKQYAVAHGSITGLEWTLDASTVFRFWEIQKG; this comes from the coding sequence GTGAAGGCACGACTCATCAAAAGGACGGCCCCGCTCGCCGCGGGGCTCTCCCTCGTCCTGCTGGCCGGCTGCGGCGGTGCGCAGGACGGCGGTGCGTCCGAGGAAAGCCGGGTGGTCGTCGGTATGTCCGACGAGGTCCTGGCGACCGACCCGGCCGACGGTTACGACCCCGGCTCGTGGCTGCTGTTCAACAACGTCTTCCAGTCCCTGCTGAGCTTCCCCAAGGGCGGCACCACCCCCGAGCCCGACGCGGCGGAGAAGTGTGGCTTCGAGGGCGGCACCAGCACCGTCTACCGCTGCACCCTGCGCGAGGACCTCAAGTTCAGCAACGGGAATCCGCTGACCTCAGAGGACGTCAAGTTCTCCTTCGAGCGTGCGATCGCGATAGCCAGCGACTCCGGTCCCGGGCCGCTGCTGGCCACCATCGGCAGCATCGAGACCCCTGACGAGCGAACGGTCGTCTTCCGGCTCAAGAGCGCGGACGCCACCTTCCCCAGCAAGATCGCCTCCGGCGCGGGCTCCATCGTCGACCACCGCGAGTACGACTCCGGCGGGCTGCGCGACGACGGCAAGGCGTTCGGCTCGGGCCCGTACAAGCTGGACTCCTTCACCGAGGACGAAGCGGTCTTCTCCATCAACCCGGAGTACAAGGGCAACGCGACCGTGCGCAACGGCGGCGTGACCCTCAAGCTCTACCACGGCAACCAGGACAAGCTCGCGGCCAATCTCAAGAAGGGCGAGGTCGACGTTGCCTACCGAGGTCTGACCGCCAAGGAAGTGGCGGGGCTCCAGGGCTCGGTGTCCGACGACGACAAGCAGATCTCGGTCGTCGAAGGTGGCAGTGCCGAGGTCCAGCACCTCGTCTTCAACATGAAGCACCCGGTCGCGGGCAAGCTCGCGGTGCGCCGGGCGTTCGCCTATCTGGTGGATCGCGACGCGCTCGTAAGGGACACCTACGACGCCACGGCGGAGCCGCTGTACTCGATCATCCCGGCCGGTATCGCCGGGCACAACACCGCCTTCTTCGAGCGCTACGGCGACCGTCCGCAGCCCGCCAAGGCGCGTGAGGCTCTGCGATCCGCCGGGATCACCGGCAAGGTGCAGCTCACGCTGTGGTCCACGTCGAGCCGCTTCGGCCCGGCCACCGACCAGGAGCTCGCGGCTATCGCAAAGCAGCTCAACGACAGCGGTCTGTTCAAGGCGGACGTCAAGTCCGTCGAGTTCGACCAGTACCAGAAGGACATCGACGCCGGCAAGTACGGGACGTACGTGCAGGGCTGGGTGCCGGACTACCCGGACCCCGACAACTTCACCCAGCCGTTCTTCGGCCCCGGCAACGTTCTCAACAACAACTACGAGAACAAGGAGATCACCGGCAAGATCATCCCGGAGACCTCGGCCATGGCCGACCGCGCCGCGACCGAGAGCAAGTTCGCCGAGCTCCAGAACCTGGTCGCCGAGGACGTGCCGCTGCTGCCGCTGTGGCAGGGCAAGCAGTACGCCGTCGCCCACGGCAGCATCACGGGACTCGAGTGGACGCTCGACGCCTCCACCGTCTTCCGCTTCTGGGAGATCCAGAAGGGCTGA
- a CDS encoding ABC transporter substrate-binding protein has protein sequence MNRKALVLPAVIGLLASALAACGTTTGGVDKDGAIVVGTTDQFVADSDAPAPFDPAHAYDTGAWNVLRQTLQTLMHVPRGGGEPVPEAASACAFTDKASESYRCTLRDGLQFSDGKPVTAEDVKFSIERVLDIKSDNGAAGLLANIDTIEVKGERELVFHLRTPDATFPYKLSTPVAGIVSRDVYDGKKFREGFDVTGSGPYTLATESEGNRLVSAVFTKNPHYKGDLKLRNAKVELRPFADAGSMGRALESGDIDMMARTMAPGQIADLSAEPREGIALTEMPGLEIRYLGFDTKAPSVKDKAVRQAMASVVDRDEIVSKVYGATAEPLYSLIPSSVSGHTNSFFNRYGEPSRAKATGILDAAGIDTPVKLTLHYTTDHYGPGTAAEFETLRDQLNATKLFSVTVRGAEWSEFRPAQKRGDYAVYGLGWFPDFPDPDNFIAPFLDEDNFLNTPYVSTAARDELIPESRRQADRDAASASFTKLQDIVAADVPVLPLWQGKQYVAARSEVTGVEWTLNSSSDLQLWELARGSA, from the coding sequence ATGAACCGCAAGGCACTGGTGCTACCGGCCGTGATCGGCCTGCTCGCCTCCGCGCTCGCCGCATGTGGAACCACAACCGGTGGAGTGGACAAGGACGGCGCCATTGTCGTGGGGACCACGGACCAGTTCGTTGCCGACAGTGATGCCCCGGCGCCCTTCGATCCCGCCCACGCCTACGACACCGGTGCCTGGAACGTACTCCGCCAGACCCTGCAGACGCTGATGCACGTGCCGCGCGGCGGTGGCGAACCGGTCCCGGAGGCGGCTTCCGCCTGCGCCTTCACGGACAAGGCGAGTGAGAGCTACCGCTGCACGCTCCGTGACGGCCTTCAGTTCTCCGACGGCAAGCCCGTCACCGCCGAGGACGTGAAGTTCTCCATCGAGCGCGTCCTCGACATCAAGTCCGACAACGGCGCCGCCGGGCTGCTCGCCAATATCGACACCATCGAGGTCAAGGGCGAGCGGGAGCTGGTCTTCCACCTCCGCACTCCCGACGCGACCTTCCCGTACAAGCTTTCGACGCCCGTCGCGGGAATCGTCAGCCGGGATGTCTACGACGGCAAGAAGTTCCGCGAGGGCTTCGATGTCACCGGCTCGGGCCCGTACACCCTCGCCACCGAGAGCGAGGGCAACCGGCTCGTCAGCGCGGTGTTCACCAAGAACCCCCACTACAAGGGTGACCTCAAGCTCCGCAACGCCAAGGTCGAGCTGCGGCCCTTCGCCGACGCCGGGAGCATGGGTCGGGCCCTCGAGTCCGGGGACATCGACATGATGGCCAGGACCATGGCGCCGGGCCAGATCGCCGATCTCTCCGCGGAGCCTCGCGAGGGCATCGCGCTCACGGAGATGCCGGGCCTGGAGATCCGCTACCTCGGCTTCGACACCAAGGCCCCGTCGGTGAAGGACAAGGCGGTCCGCCAAGCGATGGCCTCCGTCGTGGATCGCGACGAGATCGTGAGCAAGGTGTACGGAGCGACCGCTGAACCCCTCTACTCACTGATCCCGTCGTCCGTCTCGGGGCACACCAACTCGTTCTTCAACAGGTACGGCGAGCCGAGCCGGGCGAAGGCCACCGGCATCCTCGACGCCGCCGGGATCGACACCCCGGTCAAGCTCACCCTGCACTACACCACCGACCACTACGGTCCCGGAACGGCCGCCGAATTCGAGACGCTGCGCGACCAGCTCAACGCCACGAAGCTGTTCTCCGTGACCGTCCGGGGCGCCGAGTGGTCCGAGTTCCGCCCGGCCCAGAAGCGCGGCGACTACGCGGTCTACGGCCTGGGCTGGTTCCCGGACTTCCCCGACCCGGACAACTTCATCGCCCCGTTCCTGGACGAGGACAACTTCCTCAACACCCCCTATGTGAGCACGGCCGCCCGGGACGAGCTCATCCCCGAGTCGCGCCGTCAGGCCGATCGCGACGCCGCGTCGGCGTCCTTCACCAAGTTGCAGGACATCGTGGCTGCCGATGTGCCCGTGCTCCCTCTGTGGCAGGGCAAGCAGTACGTCGCCGCGAGGTCGGAGGTCACCGGCGTCGAGTGGACGCTGAACTCCTCGTCAGACCTCCAGCTGTGGGAGCTCGCGCGCGGCTCCGCCTGA
- a CDS encoding HAD family phosphatase, translating to MTSTVPASSTHMRAGSALQAVFLDMDGTLVDTEGFWWDAEVEVFADLGHELDAAWRDVVVGGPMTRSAGYLIEATGADVTLAELTVLLNDRFEERITRGVPLMPGAERLLTELAAHNVPTALVSASHRRIIDRVLASLGPDRFALTVAGDEVARTKPHPDPYLLAAQGLGADPVRCAVIEDTATGVAAAEAAGCRVVAVPSVAPIAPAEGRVVVGSLEEVDLPFLHTLITRVN from the coding sequence ATGACCAGTACGGTCCCCGCGTCCTCGACGCACATGCGTGCGGGCTCGGCCCTGCAAGCCGTCTTCCTCGACATGGACGGCACCCTGGTCGACACGGAGGGCTTCTGGTGGGACGCCGAGGTGGAGGTCTTCGCCGACCTCGGCCATGAGCTGGACGCGGCCTGGCGCGATGTGGTGGTGGGGGGCCCGATGACCCGCAGCGCGGGTTATCTCATCGAGGCGACCGGCGCGGACGTCACTCTCGCGGAACTCACTGTGCTGCTCAACGACCGCTTCGAGGAGCGCATCACCCGCGGTGTGCCGCTGATGCCGGGCGCCGAGCGGCTGCTCACCGAGCTCGCCGCCCACAACGTGCCCACCGCACTGGTGTCCGCGTCGCACCGGCGCATCATCGACCGGGTGCTGGCCTCGCTGGGGCCCGACCGCTTCGCGCTCACCGTCGCGGGCGACGAGGTCGCCCGTACCAAGCCGCACCCCGACCCGTATCTGCTCGCCGCACAGGGGCTGGGCGCCGACCCCGTCCGCTGCGCCGTGATCGAGGACACGGCGACCGGTGTCGCGGCTGCCGAGGCCGCGGGCTGCCGTGTGGTCGCTGTCCCCTCCGTCGCGCCCATCGCCCCCGCCGAAGGCCGGGTGGTGGTGGGCTCGCTGGAGGAGGTCGACCTCCCTTTCCTGCACACCCTGATCACCCGTGTGAACTGA
- the metH gene encoding methionine synthase translates to MASSPTPSADSAASAVTAEHRARADALREALATRVVVADGAMGTMLQAQDPTLDDFRNLEGCNEILNVTRPDIVRSVHSAYFDVGVDCVETNTFGANHAALGEYDIPERVFELSEAGARIAREVADEYTATTGQQRWVLGSIGPGTKLPTLGHAPYPVLRDAYQQNAEGMIAGGADAMLVETTQDLLQTKAAIIGARRAMETTGLYLPLICSVTVETTGTMLLGSEIGAALTALEPLGIDMIGLNCATGPAEMSEHLRYLARHSRVPLACMPNAGLPVLGKDGAHYPLTASELADAQETFVSEYGLSLVGGCCGTTPEHLRQVVERVRGLAPGQRRPRPEPGAASLYQTVPFRQDTSYLAIGERTNANGSKKFREAMLDGRWEDCVEMARDQIREGAHMLDLCVDYVGRDGVTDMEELAGRFATASTLPIVLDSTEVEVIRAGLEKLGGRAVINSVNYEDGDGPESRFAKVTRLAQEHGAALIALTIDEEGQARTPEKKVEIAERLIADLTGNWGIHESDILIDTLTFTICTGQEESRKDGIATIEAIRELKRRHPDVQTTLGLSNISFGLNPAARILLNSVFLDECVKAGLDSAIVHASKILPIARFDEEQVGTALDLIYDRRDEGYDPLQKLMALFEGATAKSLKAGKAEELAALPLDERLKRRIIDGERNGLEADLDEALATRPALDIVNDTLLDGMKVVGELFGSGQMQLPFVLQSAEVMKTAVAYLEPYMEKSDDGEAGKGTIVLATVRGDVHDIGKNLVDIILSNNGYNVVNLGIKQPVSAILEAAEEHKADVIGMSGLLVKSTVIMKENLEELNQRKLAADYPVILGGAALTRAYVEQDLHEIYEGEVRYARDAFEGLRLMDALVAVKRGVPGASLPELRQRRVRATASAVAEDPEGSEGAVRSDVATDNRVPEPPFWGTRVIKGIQLKEYASWLDEGALFKGQWGLKQTRSGDGPSYEELVETDGRPRLRGWLDQLHTQNMLEAAVVYGYFPCVSKGDDLIILGEDGAERTRFTFPRQRRGRRLCLADFFRPEESGKTDVVGLQVVTVGSRIGEATAELFASDSYRDYLELHGLSVQLAEALAEYWHARVRTELGFGGEDPADIEDMFALKYRGARFSLGYGACPDLEDRAKIADLLQPERIGVQLSEEFQLHPEQSTDAIVIHHPEAKYFNAR, encoded by the coding sequence ATGGCCTCGTCGCCGACCCCGTCCGCCGACTCCGCAGCCTCTGCCGTCACCGCCGAACACAGGGCCCGGGCCGACGCCCTGCGTGAAGCGCTCGCCACTCGTGTGGTGGTGGCCGATGGTGCGATGGGCACCATGCTCCAGGCGCAGGACCCCACGCTGGACGACTTCCGGAACCTCGAGGGCTGCAACGAGATCCTGAACGTCACCCGCCCGGACATCGTCCGTTCGGTGCACTCCGCGTACTTCGACGTCGGGGTCGACTGCGTCGAGACCAACACCTTCGGCGCCAACCACGCAGCGCTGGGTGAGTACGACATCCCCGAGCGGGTGTTCGAGCTGTCGGAGGCCGGCGCCCGTATCGCCCGCGAGGTCGCCGACGAGTACACCGCCACCACCGGGCAGCAGCGCTGGGTGCTCGGCTCCATCGGGCCCGGCACCAAACTGCCCACCCTCGGCCACGCCCCGTACCCCGTCCTGCGCGACGCCTACCAGCAGAACGCCGAGGGAATGATCGCCGGTGGCGCCGACGCGATGCTCGTGGAGACCACCCAGGACCTGCTCCAGACCAAGGCCGCGATCATCGGCGCGCGCCGCGCGATGGAGACCACCGGCCTTTACCTGCCGCTGATCTGCTCGGTCACTGTCGAGACCACCGGGACGATGCTGCTCGGCTCCGAGATCGGGGCGGCGCTCACGGCGCTCGAACCCCTGGGCATCGACATGATCGGGCTGAACTGCGCCACCGGGCCGGCGGAGATGAGCGAGCACCTGCGCTATCTCGCCAGGCACTCGCGAGTGCCTCTGGCCTGTATGCCGAACGCCGGCCTGCCCGTGCTGGGCAAGGACGGAGCGCACTATCCGCTGACCGCGTCCGAGCTCGCCGACGCCCAGGAGACCTTCGTCAGCGAATACGGGCTGTCCCTGGTCGGCGGCTGCTGCGGTACCACCCCGGAGCATCTGCGCCAGGTCGTGGAGCGAGTGCGGGGCCTCGCCCCCGGGCAGCGCCGGCCCCGCCCCGAGCCCGGTGCCGCCTCGCTGTACCAGACCGTGCCGTTCCGCCAGGACACCTCCTACCTCGCCATCGGCGAGCGCACCAACGCGAACGGTTCGAAGAAGTTCCGCGAAGCCATGCTCGACGGCCGCTGGGAAGACTGCGTGGAGATGGCCCGCGACCAGATCCGCGAGGGCGCCCATATGCTCGACCTCTGCGTCGACTACGTGGGTCGTGACGGTGTGACCGACATGGAGGAGCTGGCGGGACGCTTCGCCACGGCCTCCACCTTGCCCATCGTGCTCGACTCGACCGAAGTGGAGGTCATCCGCGCCGGTCTGGAGAAGCTCGGCGGCCGGGCGGTGATCAACTCGGTCAACTACGAGGACGGCGACGGGCCGGAGTCGCGCTTCGCCAAGGTCACCCGTCTCGCGCAGGAGCACGGCGCCGCGCTGATCGCTCTGACGATCGACGAGGAGGGCCAGGCTCGCACGCCGGAGAAGAAGGTGGAGATCGCCGAACGGCTGATCGCCGACCTGACCGGGAATTGGGGCATCCACGAGTCCGACATCCTCATCGACACGCTGACCTTCACCATCTGCACCGGTCAGGAGGAGTCCCGCAAGGACGGCATCGCCACCATCGAGGCGATCCGCGAGCTCAAGCGCCGCCACCCGGACGTCCAGACCACACTAGGCCTGTCCAACATCTCCTTCGGCCTCAATCCGGCCGCCCGCATCCTGTTGAACTCGGTCTTCCTCGACGAGTGCGTCAAGGCGGGCCTGGACTCGGCCATCGTGCACGCGTCCAAGATCCTGCCGATCGCGCGCTTCGACGAGGAGCAGGTCGGTACCGCCCTCGACCTGATCTACGACAGGCGCGACGAGGGCTACGACCCGCTGCAGAAGCTGATGGCGCTGTTCGAGGGCGCAACCGCCAAGTCGCTCAAGGCGGGCAAGGCCGAGGAGCTGGCGGCGCTTCCGCTGGACGAGAGGCTCAAGCGGCGCATCATCGACGGCGAGCGCAACGGCCTCGAGGCCGATCTGGACGAGGCCCTCGCCACCCGCCCGGCGCTCGACATCGTCAACGACACCCTGCTCGACGGCATGAAGGTGGTCGGCGAGCTGTTCGGCTCCGGCCAGATGCAGCTCCCGTTCGTGCTCCAGTCCGCCGAGGTCATGAAGACCGCGGTGGCGTATCTGGAGCCGTACATGGAGAAGTCCGACGACGGCGAGGCGGGCAAGGGCACCATCGTGCTCGCCACCGTCCGCGGCGACGTGCACGACATCGGCAAGAACCTCGTGGACATCATCCTCTCCAACAACGGCTACAACGTCGTCAACCTGGGCATCAAGCAGCCCGTCTCGGCGATCCTGGAGGCGGCCGAGGAGCACAAGGCCGATGTCATCGGCATGTCCGGTCTCCTGGTGAAGTCGACAGTGATCATGAAGGAGAATCTGGAGGAGCTCAACCAGCGCAAGCTGGCGGCCGACTACCCGGTGATCCTGGGCGGCGCGGCCCTCACCCGGGCCTATGTCGAGCAGGACCTCCACGAGATCTACGAGGGTGAGGTCCGCTACGCCCGCGACGCCTTCGAGGGGCTGCGGCTGATGGACGCCCTGGTCGCGGTCAAGCGCGGTGTACCCGGAGCCAGCCTCCCCGAGCTCAGACAGCGCCGGGTGCGGGCCACCGCGTCCGCGGTGGCCGAGGACCCGGAAGGCTCCGAAGGGGCCGTGCGCTCCGATGTGGCGACCGACAACCGCGTCCCCGAGCCGCCGTTCTGGGGCACCCGGGTGATCAAGGGCATCCAGCTCAAGGAGTACGCGTCCTGGCTCGACGAGGGTGCGTTGTTCAAGGGCCAGTGGGGTCTGAAGCAGACCCGCAGCGGCGACGGTCCCTCGTACGAGGAGCTGGTGGAGACCGACGGCCGACCCCGGCTGCGAGGCTGGCTGGACCAGCTGCACACCCAGAACATGCTGGAAGCGGCAGTGGTCTACGGCTACTTCCCCTGCGTGTCCAAGGGCGACGACCTGATCATCCTGGGTGAGGACGGGGCCGAGCGCACCCGCTTCACCTTCCCGCGCCAGCGACGCGGCCGAAGGCTGTGCCTGGCCGACTTCTTCCGTCCCGAGGAGTCCGGCAAGACCGACGTGGTCGGCCTCCAGGTCGTCACCGTCGGCTCCAGGATCGGCGAGGCCACCGCCGAGCTGTTCGCCTCCGACTCCTACCGCGACTACCTCGAACTGCACGGCCTTTCCGTCCAGCTCGCCGAGGCGCTCGCCGAGTACTGGCACGCCAGGGTCCGTACCGAACTCGGCTTCGGCGGCGAGGACCCGGCGGACATCGAGGACATGTTCGCGCTCAAGTACCGGGGAGCACGCTTCTCACTCGGCTATGGGGCGTGCCCCGACCTCGAGGACCGGGCGAAGATCGCCGACCTGCTCCAGCCCGAGCGTATCGGCGTGCAGCTCTCCGAGGAGTTCCAGCTCCACCCCGAGCAGTCCACCGACGCCATTGTGATCCATCACCCCGAGGCGAAGTACTTCAACGCACGCTGA